Part of the Azoarcus sp. KH32C genome, GAAACTGCTGATGGACGACTTCGGCACCGGCTTTTCGTCGCTCTCCTATCTGCACCGGTTTCCGGTCGACACCTTGAAGATCGACGCATCCTTCGTGCGCCGCATGGACGCCGACCGCAAGGCGGCCGATATCGTCGACACCATCGTCGCCCTGGCGCGGACCCTCAACATGGATCTCATCGCCGAAGGGATCGAGACCGCCGAGCAACTCGCCCGGCTGCGAACATTGCAGGTCGAGTACGGGCAAGGCTACTACTTCGCCAAACCGCTCGATGCCGGGGAGGCCGAGGCGATGATTGTTGCGCGGCCAAGCTGGTAGCGCGGGCTCCCCTTTTCCGGACCCGCCATGCTTTCCGGCAGCTATGACTTCGCGACTGCGCATCTACGGCAAGCACCTAAACTAGGAAATCAGGATCGGCTTTCGCGGCGGGAACTCCCGGAGGCCGGGTTTTCTTCTTCAGTAGCCCCTTTCCCAAGGAGGCAATGCGATGAAAGATGCAGCGATCAGAGTCGGCGTCGTTACGGACCAATCGGGTCCGCTGTCGGTGATGGGCATTGCCAACGCCAACGTAGCCAGGATGGTCATCAACGACATCAACGCCCAAGGCGGGCTGCTCGGTCGGCAGATCGACCTGTACCTCGAGGACAGCGCAACGACCGACAGCGTGGCCGAGGCGAAGGCGGCCAAGCTCGTCGAGCAGGACAAGGTCGACGTCATCCTCGGCGGGATCTACAGCTCGACCCGGCAGGCGATCAAGCGCGCGGCCGTTGAAAAGGCCGGCAAGCTCTATATCTACCCGGAGCAGTACGAGGGGCAGGAATGCCATCCCCTGATCTTCTGCACCGGCCCGGTGCCGGCGCAGCAGCTCGAACCGACGATTCCCTGGCTGATGCAGCAGACGGGGGCGAAGAAGTTCTACCTGCCATCGGCCGACTATATCTGGCCGCGCATCATGAACAAGAAGGTCCGTGAACTGGTCACCGCCAACGGCGGCCAGATCGTCGGCGAGGAGTACTTCCCGCTGGACCATGCCGACTACGCAAGAACCGTCGACAGCATCATGTCGACCGGTGCGGAGGTGGTCTTCAATACGACCGTTCCCCCCGGGGTTGTGCCGTTCCTCGATCAGCTGCACCGGGCCGGTTTCAAGAAGCGCGGCGGAATACTGATGTGCACCTACTTCGAGGAGAACATCCTGCCGCTGTTTCCGGTCGAGCATGTGGACGGCCTCTACGGCTGCCTCGACTACTATCAGGCGG contains:
- a CDS encoding substrate-binding protein — its product is MKDAAIRVGVVTDQSGPLSVMGIANANVARMVINDINAQGGLLGRQIDLYLEDSATTDSVAEAKAAKLVEQDKVDVILGGIYSSTRQAIKRAAVEKAGKLYIYPEQYEGQECHPLIFCTGPVPAQQLEPTIPWLMQQTGAKKFYLPSADYIWPRIMNKKVRELVTANGGQIVGEEYFPLDHADYARTVDSIMSTGAEVVFNTTVPPGVVPFLDQLHRAGFKKRGGILMCTYFEENILPLFPVEHVDGLYGCLDYYQAVSDPFSKELLDRYNQLYPGGAKLTGGSAATGMYRGLKLWEAAVKEAGSLKQEDVIKALDHATIAEGPGGPAQMVPGQHHVRMNMYVAQVSNGSLNVVKDLGAFDPKECLQGVK